From Solea solea chromosome 20, fSolSol10.1, whole genome shotgun sequence, one genomic window encodes:
- the LOC131447511 gene encoding probable thiopurine S-methyltransferase isoform X2 — MLAPQAERVMALGEWEQRWQENRTGFHQPTVHKMLEKNIDKVLAGRTGVRIFFPLCGKAVDMKWLADMGHSVVGVEISENGIKQFFEESNLTYSEEPVPAIPGAKVYKSSEKNISLYQCDLYKFSSSIEGQFGAIWDRGSLVAINPGDREKYSSLIRSLMAKDCRYLLDTLLYNPEFYDGPPFFVPDEQVHSLFGNSCDIELVDSVDTFEERHRSWGLDYLTENIFLITPKE, encoded by the exons ATGCTGGCACCGCAGGCCGAGCGGGTCATGGCACTGGGAGAATGGGAGCAGCGCTGGCAGGAGAACAGGACTGGCTTCCATCAGCCGACTGTACACAa GATGCTGGAGAAGAATATTGATAAAGTCCTGGCTGGACGGACGGGCGTTCGCatcttcttccctctctgtGGGAAAGCAGTCGATATGAAGTG GCTGGCAGACATGGGCCATTCTGTGGTCGGGGTGGAGATTTCTGAAAACGGGATAAAACAGTTCTTTGAGGAGAGCAACCTGACCTACAGTGAGGAGCCTGTTCCTGCCATACCGGGAGCCAAGGTTTACAAG AGCTCGGAGAAAAATATCTCTCTGTATCAGTGTGACCTGTACAAGTTCTCCAG CTCCATCGAAGGTCAGTTCGGTGCCATTTGGGACAGAGGATCTCTGGTGGCCATCAACCCAGGAGACAGAGAAAA GTATTCCTCTCTCATACGTTCTCTCATGGCCAAAGACTGCAGATACCTCTTGGACACTTTATTGTACAATCCAGAGTTCTATGACG GTCCTCCATTTTTTGTGCCTGATGAGCAAGTGCACAGCCTGTTTG ggAACAGCTGTGATATCGAGCTGGTGGATTCAGTGGACACCTTCGAAGAGAGACATCGAAGCTGGGGACTGGACTATTTGACTGAAAATATCTTCCTCATCACTCCAAAAGAGTAG
- the LOC131447511 gene encoding probable thiopurine S-methyltransferase isoform X1 produces the protein MLNLNFLSSVLWLVLFKTVAGRSGQRNISRMLAPQAERVMALGEWEQRWQENRTGFHQPTVHKMLEKNIDKVLAGRTGVRIFFPLCGKAVDMKWLADMGHSVVGVEISENGIKQFFEESNLTYSEEPVPAIPGAKVYKSSEKNISLYQCDLYKFSSSIEGQFGAIWDRGSLVAINPGDREKYSSLIRSLMAKDCRYLLDTLLYNPEFYDGPPFFVPDEQVHSLFGNSCDIELVDSVDTFEERHRSWGLDYLTENIFLITPKE, from the exons ATGTTAAACTTGAATTTCCTCTCGTCGGTGTTATGGCTGGTTCTTTTCAAGACTGTTGCTGG TCGTTCAGGTCAGAGAAACATAAGCAGAATGCTGGCACCGCAGGCCGAGCGGGTCATGGCACTGGGAGAATGGGAGCAGCGCTGGCAGGAGAACAGGACTGGCTTCCATCAGCCGACTGTACACAa GATGCTGGAGAAGAATATTGATAAAGTCCTGGCTGGACGGACGGGCGTTCGCatcttcttccctctctgtGGGAAAGCAGTCGATATGAAGTG GCTGGCAGACATGGGCCATTCTGTGGTCGGGGTGGAGATTTCTGAAAACGGGATAAAACAGTTCTTTGAGGAGAGCAACCTGACCTACAGTGAGGAGCCTGTTCCTGCCATACCGGGAGCCAAGGTTTACAAG AGCTCGGAGAAAAATATCTCTCTGTATCAGTGTGACCTGTACAAGTTCTCCAG CTCCATCGAAGGTCAGTTCGGTGCCATTTGGGACAGAGGATCTCTGGTGGCCATCAACCCAGGAGACAGAGAAAA GTATTCCTCTCTCATACGTTCTCTCATGGCCAAAGACTGCAGATACCTCTTGGACACTTTATTGTACAATCCAGAGTTCTATGACG GTCCTCCATTTTTTGTGCCTGATGAGCAAGTGCACAGCCTGTTTG ggAACAGCTGTGATATCGAGCTGGTGGATTCAGTGGACACCTTCGAAGAGAGACATCGAAGCTGGGGACTGGACTATTTGACTGAAAATATCTTCCTCATCACTCCAAAAGAGTAG